A genomic segment from Haloarchaeobius salinus encodes:
- a CDS encoding amino acid permease, which yields MTEGDEELAKDLGLVSAMTIGIGTMIGAGIFVLPGVAANTNDAGPIVVVSFLVGGVIAMVNALSISELGTAMPKAGGGYYYINKSLGPMFGSIAGMGDWMGLAFASAFYCIGFGQYLAVFVGLPSLAFLSPIQVGALVAGAVFVAVNYIGAKETGGVQTVIVTLLLAILAAFAVAGFFSFDYGILTSDGGLTPNGYGVILPGTALVFVSFLGYAKIATVAEELKNPGRNLPIAIIGSVAIVTTIYAILVSTMLGVVPWRDLVEDAPVAQAAEIAFPSSLLGFSGVAAVAASVMTLGALLATASSANASILASARINFAMGRDRIVTNWLNEIHPSYATPYRSILVTGALIIVFIAALGQEIEVLAKAASVLHLIVYALMNVALIVFREADPEYDPEFTVPFYPVTPIVGGFLSLGLVAFMDQIEIALSGAFVLAAIVWYFLYARDETTQEGVLSEYVTRREDELPDGVVDAADAVAPNEDDDFSVMVPLANPKTEKDLITLASAIAKQKGGTVDAVHIVKAPDQTSLEYAAENPEVFEEDYHGILDAAEQNAETFGVDVETHTILSHRLFEQIFDAAKSHDADMVVMGWDEDAHGSPGRVESALDELTEDLPCDFLVLKDRGFDASEILVPTSGGPDSDLSAEVAKLLQAEYGSTIRLLHVADDTDAGREFLADWAERHGLEDAELLVESGDVEDAIARAAEDASMMIVGATEQGLLSRLVRRSLVLDVVDEVSCSVLLAERAREKSFLDKLFGN from the coding sequence ATGACGGAGGGCGACGAGGAACTCGCCAAGGACCTCGGGCTCGTCTCCGCGATGACCATCGGTATCGGGACGATGATCGGTGCGGGTATCTTCGTCCTGCCAGGCGTCGCCGCCAACACCAACGACGCCGGCCCCATCGTCGTCGTCTCGTTCCTCGTCGGGGGCGTCATCGCGATGGTGAACGCGCTCTCGATCTCCGAACTCGGGACGGCCATGCCGAAGGCCGGCGGCGGCTACTACTACATCAACAAGTCCCTCGGGCCGATGTTCGGCTCCATCGCTGGGATGGGCGACTGGATGGGGCTCGCCTTCGCGTCCGCGTTCTACTGCATCGGCTTCGGGCAGTACCTCGCGGTGTTCGTCGGACTCCCCTCGCTCGCGTTCCTCTCGCCGATCCAGGTCGGCGCACTCGTCGCGGGGGCGGTGTTCGTCGCCGTCAACTACATCGGCGCGAAGGAGACCGGCGGGGTCCAGACAGTCATCGTCACGCTCCTGCTCGCCATCCTCGCGGCCTTCGCCGTCGCCGGCTTCTTCTCGTTCGACTACGGAATCCTCACCAGCGACGGAGGGCTCACGCCGAACGGGTACGGCGTCATCCTCCCCGGAACCGCACTCGTCTTCGTCTCCTTCCTGGGCTACGCGAAGATCGCGACCGTCGCGGAGGAGCTGAAGAATCCCGGTCGCAACCTCCCCATCGCCATCATCGGGAGCGTCGCCATCGTCACGACCATCTACGCCATCCTGGTCAGCACGATGCTGGGCGTCGTCCCGTGGCGGGATCTGGTCGAGGACGCACCGGTCGCGCAGGCCGCCGAAATCGCGTTCCCCAGCAGCCTCCTCGGCTTCAGCGGGGTCGCAGCGGTCGCGGCCTCGGTGATGACCCTCGGTGCGCTGCTGGCGACCGCCTCCTCGGCGAACGCGTCCATCCTCGCCTCCGCACGCATCAACTTCGCGATGGGCAGGGACCGGATCGTCACCAACTGGCTCAACGAGATCCATCCCAGCTACGCGACGCCCTACCGGTCGATCCTCGTCACCGGTGCGCTCATCATCGTCTTCATCGCGGCACTCGGCCAGGAGATCGAAGTCCTGGCGAAGGCCGCCAGTGTGCTCCACCTCATCGTCTACGCACTGATGAACGTGGCCCTCATCGTCTTCCGAGAGGCCGACCCGGAGTACGACCCCGAGTTCACGGTGCCGTTCTACCCGGTCACACCGATAGTAGGTGGGTTCCTTTCACTCGGTCTCGTCGCGTTCATGGATCAGATCGAGATCGCACTGTCGGGCGCGTTCGTCCTCGCCGCCATCGTGTGGTACTTCCTCTACGCCCGCGACGAAACCACGCAGGAGGGAGTCCTCTCGGAGTACGTCACGCGGCGCGAGGACGAGCTACCGGACGGTGTCGTCGACGCGGCTGACGCGGTAGCCCCGAACGAGGACGACGATTTCTCCGTCATGGTCCCACTCGCGAACCCGAAGACCGAGAAGGACCTCATCACGCTGGCGAGCGCCATCGCGAAGCAGAAGGGCGGCACCGTCGACGCGGTCCACATAGTCAAGGCCCCGGACCAGACCTCGCTGGAGTACGCAGCCGAGAACCCCGAGGTGTTCGAGGAGGACTACCACGGGATACTCGACGCGGCGGAACAGAACGCCGAGACGTTCGGGGTCGACGTGGAGACCCACACAATCCTCTCGCACCGGCTGTTCGAGCAAATCTTCGACGCCGCGAAGTCACACGACGCGGACATGGTCGTGATGGGCTGGGACGAGGACGCTCACGGCTCGCCCGGGCGCGTCGAGAGCGCACTCGACGAGCTGACCGAGGACCTGCCCTGTGACTTCCTGGTGCTGAAGGATCGCGGTTTCGACGCCTCGGAGATTCTCGTGCCGACGTCTGGCGGCCCGGACTCGGACCTCTCGGCCGAGGTCGCGAAGCTGCTCCAGGCCGAGTACGGCTCGACCATCCGGCTGCTCCACGTCGCCGACGACACCGACGCCGGCCGGGAGTTCCTCGCCGACTGGGCGGAGAGACACGGCCTCGAAGACGCCGAGTTGCTCGTCGAGTCCGGTGACGTCGAGGACGCCATCGCGCGGGCCGCCGAGGACGCCAGTATGATGATCGTCGGTGCGACCGAACAGGGGCTGCTCTCCCGGCTGGTCAGGCGTTCGCTCGTGCTGGACGTGGTCGACGAGGTGTCGTGCTCGGTGCTCCTGGCGGAGCGGGCACGCGAGAAGAGCTTCCTCGACAAGCTGTTCGGGAACTGA
- a CDS encoding universal stress protein has protein sequence MSKRLTDTVVVPVAHESDARKTAAALEPYDVDRVVVVHVVEKAGGAPDKTPVEQSEEIAEASFAAFRETFPDADDALAYRRDVVGGIIDLAEQEDASAIAFRPREEGRIVRFLSGDHSLRLVTQSPIPVISLPSEDDE, from the coding sequence ATGAGCAAGAGACTCACCGACACAGTAGTCGTTCCAGTCGCACACGAATCGGACGCCCGAAAGACCGCAGCGGCCCTCGAACCGTACGACGTCGACCGTGTCGTCGTCGTCCACGTCGTCGAGAAGGCCGGTGGTGCACCGGACAAGACCCCGGTCGAGCAGTCCGAGGAGATCGCCGAGGCCTCCTTCGCCGCCTTTCGCGAGACCTTCCCGGACGCCGACGACGCACTCGCCTACCGGCGTGACGTGGTCGGGGGCATTATCGACCTCGCGGAACAGGAGGACGCCAGCGCCATCGCGTTCAGGCCCCGCGAGGAGGGGCGCATCGTCCGGTTCCTCTCGGGTGACCACTCGCTCCGTCTCGTGACGCAGTCACCGATTCCGGTCATCTCCCTCCCCTCGGAGGACGACGAATGA
- a CDS encoding Lrp/AsnC family transcriptional regulator: protein MPQHDTEYRLDDIDRRILYMLMRESRHTTAAAIAETVNVSGATVRNRICNLEEAGVISGYTAHIDFERAGGNLTNLYLCNVPVPEREALAHRARAIPGVINVRALMTGRENLHVVAVGETTNDLQRVARKLSQLGIEIEDEDLVEDEFFSPYAPFDPDGDGSDRAPEDVISLTGEANIVQITVEGNAPIAGRSLEEASAEGILDSDTLVIGIEREESELTPHGGTEVRPDDIVTVLSRSSANERVLETFRSGNPEVVDG from the coding sequence ATGCCACAGCACGACACCGAGTACCGTCTCGACGACATCGACCGCCGGATACTCTACATGCTGATGCGCGAGAGCCGTCACACGACGGCGGCGGCCATCGCCGAGACGGTCAACGTCTCCGGCGCGACCGTTCGGAACAGGATCTGCAACCTCGAGGAGGCGGGTGTCATCAGCGGGTACACGGCACACATCGACTTCGAGCGCGCGGGCGGGAACCTCACCAACCTCTACCTCTGTAACGTGCCAGTGCCGGAGCGCGAGGCGCTCGCACACCGGGCACGAGCCATCCCGGGCGTCATCAACGTCAGGGCCCTGATGACGGGGCGGGAGAACCTCCACGTCGTCGCCGTCGGGGAGACGACGAACGACCTGCAACGGGTCGCCCGGAAGCTCTCCCAGCTCGGTATCGAGATCGAGGACGAGGACCTCGTCGAGGACGAGTTCTTCAGCCCCTACGCCCCGTTCGACCCCGATGGGGACGGTAGCGACCGGGCCCCCGAGGACGTCATCAGCCTCACCGGCGAGGCGAACATCGTCCAGATAACCGTCGAAGGGAACGCCCCCATCGCCGGCCGAAGCCTCGAAGAGGCGAGCGCCGAGGGAATCCTCGACTCGGACACGCTCGTCATCGGTATCGAACGCGAGGAGTCCGAGCTGACCCCCCACGGTGGGACCGAGGTCCGGCCGGACGACATCGTCACCGTACTGTCACGCAGTTCGGCGAACGAGAGAGTGCTGGAGACGTTCCGTAGCGGCAATCCGGAGGTCGTCGACGGATGA